Proteins found in one Brevibacillus brevis genomic segment:
- a CDS encoding assimilatory sulfite reductase (NADPH) flavoprotein subunit has protein sequence MVLKVTDSPFSQEQVELLNRLLPTLSEVQKVWLSGYLAALHKVEAPMSAGFPATSATNGQVISKEVTVLFGSQSGNSQKLAKVLTGKLQEHGFHVTLSSMSDFKTNALKKVENLLVVVSTHGDGEPPDNAISFHEFLHSKRAPKLEGLRFSVLALGDTSYELFCQTGKEFDKRLEELGGKRLTPRVDCDVDYDEQASEWMNQVLASLSETTATQVAAASAIVSGAVGSGSQTEYSRSNPFQAVVLENLNLNGRGSDKETRHLEISLEGSNLEYEPGDCLGIYPKNHPGLVRELIDAMGWKPEELVTINKNGEELPLEEALSSHFEITVLTKPLLEQAGKLSSGTGLQELLAEGQEQKLRDYVRNRDLLDLVEDYDLKGVPAKEFVSILRKLPPRLYSISSSLKSYPDEVHLTIRNVHYQANGRDRYGVCSSYIADRLETGDTLPVFVQHNPNFKLPANPDIPLIMIGPGTGVAPFRAFLGEREELGATGKTWLFFGDQHFSTDFLYQLEWQRWLKQGVLTHMDVAFSRDTSEKVYVQHRMLEKSKELYQWLRDGAHVYVCGDEKKMAHDVHAALVSILQQEGGLDSEEAVAYLKRMQQEKRYQRDVY, from the coding sequence TTGGTACTTAAGGTGACAGACAGTCCTTTCAGTCAGGAACAAGTAGAGCTCCTAAATCGGTTGTTGCCTACGCTTTCGGAGGTGCAAAAGGTTTGGCTGAGCGGGTATCTTGCAGCTCTTCACAAAGTGGAAGCACCGATGTCCGCTGGGTTTCCAGCCACTTCAGCTACGAATGGGCAAGTCATTTCCAAAGAGGTGACAGTGCTTTTCGGGTCTCAGTCCGGGAACAGCCAAAAGCTGGCCAAGGTGCTGACTGGAAAGCTTCAGGAGCACGGCTTCCACGTAACTCTTTCCTCTATGAGCGACTTCAAGACGAATGCGTTGAAAAAGGTTGAAAACCTGCTTGTCGTGGTAAGCACACACGGGGATGGTGAACCACCCGATAACGCCATCTCCTTCCATGAGTTCCTGCACAGCAAAAGAGCGCCTAAATTGGAGGGCCTGCGTTTTTCTGTGCTGGCATTGGGCGATACCTCCTATGAATTGTTCTGCCAAACTGGCAAAGAGTTCGACAAGCGGTTGGAAGAGCTAGGCGGCAAGCGTCTAACTCCACGGGTCGATTGCGATGTGGATTACGATGAACAAGCCTCTGAATGGATGAATCAGGTCCTGGCCTCTCTGAGCGAAACTACGGCGACCCAAGTTGCTGCTGCAAGCGCAATCGTGAGCGGTGCAGTGGGGTCAGGGTCACAGACCGAATATTCACGATCCAATCCATTTCAGGCTGTGGTCTTGGAGAACTTGAATCTGAACGGACGGGGATCAGATAAGGAAACCCGTCACTTGGAAATCTCCCTTGAGGGTTCCAATCTCGAGTATGAACCGGGTGATTGTTTGGGGATCTATCCTAAAAATCATCCTGGCCTTGTCCGTGAGCTGATTGACGCAATGGGTTGGAAGCCGGAAGAGCTTGTTACGATAAACAAAAACGGGGAAGAGCTCCCGTTGGAAGAGGCCTTGTCCAGTCATTTTGAAATCACGGTTCTCACCAAGCCTCTCTTGGAACAAGCGGGAAAGCTATCATCAGGAACCGGGTTACAGGAACTGCTTGCGGAAGGACAGGAGCAAAAGCTTCGTGATTATGTTCGAAATCGCGATTTGCTAGATCTGGTGGAGGACTACGATTTGAAGGGCGTGCCTGCCAAAGAATTTGTCTCCATCCTGAGAAAGCTACCGCCGCGTCTCTATTCGATCTCAAGCAGCTTAAAGTCCTACCCGGACGAAGTTCATCTGACAATTCGCAATGTTCACTATCAGGCTAATGGCCGAGATCGCTACGGCGTTTGCTCCAGCTATATCGCGGATCGTTTGGAGACGGGTGATACGCTGCCAGTATTTGTTCAGCATAACCCCAACTTTAAGCTACCGGCTAACCCGGACATTCCGCTGATCATGATTGGTCCCGGAACGGGTGTCGCTCCATTCCGCGCTTTTCTGGGGGAACGGGAGGAGCTTGGAGCGACGGGCAAGACATGGCTTTTCTTTGGTGACCAGCATTTCTCCACAGATTTTCTTTATCAGCTCGAATGGCAGCGTTGGCTCAAACAGGGCGTACTGACGCATATGGATGTCGCGTTCTCTCGAGATACGAGCGAAAAAGTGTATGTTCAGCACCGGATGCTTGAAAAGAGCAAAGAGCTTTACCAATGGCTGCGGGATGGGGCGCACGTTTACGTATGCGGAGACGAGAAAAAGATGGCGCACGACGTTCACGCTGCCCTGGTCAGCATTCTTCAACAAGAGGGCGGACTTGATTCAGAGGAAGCTGTTGCGTATTTGAAACGGATGCAGCAGGAAAAACGCTATCAGCGAGATGTCTACTGA
- a CDS encoding class I SAM-dependent methyltransferase: MGCDSVFANLNRIIHGYPASFTYSLPRSGTWQIPLDYKGSTSGFRASIVARARFIEDLVTEQLGQGVTQYVILGAGLDTFAQRRPKIASQMRIFEVDQPDTQGWKKQRLSELGFGIPEWLRFVPVDFEAGWSWWEQLKNSGFDASRPAVVASTGVTQYLTQDAIVATLRQVATLAPGSTLAMTFLLPFNFTETKERPEVEEAEKGARSSGTPFISFFTPPEMLALAREAGFREVRHVSSAELNQRYFTGRTDGLSLPNGEEFLIATT; this comes from the coding sequence ATGGGATGTGACTCAGTTTTTGCAAACCTCAACAGGATCATTCATGGGTATCCGGCTTCTTTTACGTACTCGTTGCCGCGATCTGGGACATGGCAAATTCCCCTTGATTATAAGGGGAGCACTAGCGGATTTCGAGCATCTATTGTGGCCCGTGCTCGTTTTATTGAGGATTTGGTCACCGAACAGCTCGGGCAAGGCGTCACCCAGTACGTCATCCTCGGCGCTGGCCTCGACACCTTTGCTCAGCGCCGACCGAAAATCGCCTCTCAGATGCGGATCTTCGAGGTCGATCAGCCAGACACGCAGGGTTGGAAGAAGCAACGCTTGAGCGAGCTGGGCTTTGGCATCCCCGAGTGGTTACGATTTGTGCCTGTTGACTTTGAGGCAGGCTGGTCCTGGTGGGAGCAACTCAAGAACTCCGGCTTTGATGCTAGCCGACCAGCTGTGGTAGCATCCACTGGTGTCACTCAGTACCTTACCCAGGATGCGATTGTGGCTACGCTGCGTCAAGTAGCGACGCTTGCTCCGGGCTCCACGCTGGCTATGACGTTTTTGCTCCCCTTCAACTTTACAGAAACTAAGGAGCGGCCCGAAGTTGAAGAGGCAGAAAAGGGAGCGCGGTCAAGCGGCACGCCTTTCATTAGCTTTTTCACACCGCCGGAGATGCTGGCGCTGGCCCGCGAAGCAGGTTTTCGAGAAGTCCGGCATGTTTCCTCCGCAGAACTTAACCAGCGTTACTTTACTGGCCGCACCGATGGTCTTTCACTGCCAAACGGAGAAGAATTCCTGATCGCCACTACATAG
- a CDS encoding S-layer homology domain-containing protein gives MARSIREAESRKEMATIVYKYLGLNGDGMPNNFYDVPADHWATQIIAAVSKEGYLAGYPDGTFQPQKTLTRAETVTIINRLLNHSQLSSVIGQSWPDVPPTHWAYKDIEAATKK, from the coding sequence ATGGCACGTTCAATCCGGGAGGCGGAATCACGCAAGGAAATGGCGACCATCGTATACAAATATCTGGGATTAAATGGAGACGGCATGCCGAACAACTTCTACGATGTGCCAGCAGATCACTGGGCAACTCAGATTATTGCGGCAGTAAGTAAAGAAGGCTACTTGGCCGGCTATCCTGATGGTACATTCCAACCCCAAAAGACATTGACTCGAGCAGAAACGGTCACCATCATCAATCGTTTGCTGAACCATTCGCAATTAAGTTCAGTAATAGGACAAAGCTGGCCGGATGTACCTCCAACTCATTGGGCGTACAAAGATATTGAAGCAGCAACCAAAAAGTAA
- a CDS encoding ATP-binding protein: protein MKTVAWKWTKMIVVALLMVTAIRLLWMSFLTTFDYAEKPVAVQGVLDLRGWEFSGYQTLRLDGEWEFYPSQFIEGNVLKKPEEKTYLQVPNRWDEAFVEEEGIPDSFRFGTYRLRILLDPEQEQTLGIRINELRTASAIYANGKLVSQVGHPATSFIEHQARNIPYTVKLTPEQGQIELVIHASNDAGAGGITKPIRFGTIDAVQMRTILSISLQLLLLVVFLIHSLYALLLYFLGARNKGLVYFSLVMICGVLTVVTADDKLLFVWLQLDYDWTVKLTYLVYVGAVAFIPALFHHLLPAYLNRRILQGFGGLCSLYAMFILFVPAGTILAVRMLSIVMLLSVLISAYILWKAIRDKEDIIFLLLACLFVGVNVIWTIAYGILGLEFIHYPFNLIFAVLAFAAYWFRRFFRATTETKHLAEKLQQEDKRKDEFLVNTSHELRNPLHGIINITQAIIEDKNNPLHEEHKKRLDILLHVSRRLTLMLDDLLDVTRLKENTIRLHEKKLNLQSIFAGVFDMAKLMLDGKPIALKVEIDDSFPSVRGDENRLIQILFNLVHNAIKFTDEGTITIRATTSNGFAHIQVEDTGVGIEEKALQTIFQPYEQAELNSIRASGGFGLGLHISKQLVELHGGTLSVQSTLGKGSAFTFTLPLATDSVPIEENSAQTWMQTSLEMVAATTDRITTPIETVSSMNRKAKIIVVDDDSINLNILRKMLESDQYEVSTATSAQQALSILERKPVDLVISDVMMPHVSGYELTRIIRERFSVLELPVLLLTARNRSEDIVAGFQAGANDYVKKPVDAWELKARVKALTEFKISFDERLRMEGAWLQSQIEPHFLFNALNSIAALGLQDFTKMQALLDEFSNYLRLSFDFHNSEPIISLHDELDLVRSYLYIEKQRFGDRLQVEWDLDPDLDFGLPPLSIQPLVENAIKHGLMQRTSGGTLWIHIKDKEEYFEVSIQDDGEGITEEDLNQLFSQTRHGKKRASVGLRNIERRLKQLYNQGLMIDSSPEQGTNVTFRIPK from the coding sequence ATGAAAACAGTCGCCTGGAAATGGACGAAAATGATCGTTGTTGCTCTACTAATGGTGACAGCCATTCGCTTACTCTGGATGAGTTTTCTCACCACCTTTGACTACGCTGAAAAACCAGTCGCTGTACAAGGGGTGCTTGATTTACGCGGGTGGGAATTCTCGGGATACCAAACATTACGGTTGGATGGGGAGTGGGAGTTCTACCCTTCTCAGTTCATAGAGGGAAACGTTCTTAAGAAACCTGAGGAAAAGACATACCTCCAAGTGCCCAATCGATGGGATGAAGCATTTGTTGAGGAGGAAGGTATACCGGACTCGTTCCGCTTCGGCACGTATCGACTACGCATCTTGCTTGATCCGGAACAGGAACAGACACTTGGGATCAGGATCAATGAGCTTCGAACTGCCTCGGCCATCTATGCCAATGGGAAGTTAGTATCCCAGGTGGGACACCCGGCAACCAGCTTCATAGAGCACCAAGCACGCAATATCCCCTATACTGTCAAACTGACACCAGAACAAGGCCAAATAGAGTTGGTTATCCATGCTTCCAATGATGCCGGAGCAGGAGGAATCACAAAACCCATTCGCTTCGGTACGATAGATGCAGTACAGATGCGGACGATCCTCTCCATCAGTTTGCAATTATTATTACTCGTCGTGTTTCTGATCCATAGTTTATATGCCTTGCTCCTGTACTTCTTGGGTGCCAGAAATAAAGGCTTGGTATATTTCTCTTTGGTCATGATTTGTGGAGTATTGACTGTGGTGACAGCCGATGACAAGTTGTTATTTGTCTGGTTGCAACTCGATTATGATTGGACAGTTAAGTTGACGTATCTCGTCTATGTTGGTGCAGTCGCCTTCATACCTGCCTTGTTTCATCATCTACTTCCTGCCTATCTGAACAGAAGGATTTTACAAGGTTTCGGTGGCTTGTGCAGCTTATACGCCATGTTCATCCTCTTCGTACCTGCTGGAACTATCTTAGCGGTGAGAATGCTCTCTATCGTGATGCTCCTATCCGTCCTTATTTCTGCCTACATACTCTGGAAAGCCATTCGGGACAAGGAAGACATTATATTTCTCCTGCTAGCTTGCTTGTTTGTAGGGGTGAATGTGATCTGGACGATTGCTTATGGCATATTAGGCTTAGAATTTATTCACTACCCCTTCAACCTGATCTTTGCCGTACTTGCTTTTGCGGCATATTGGTTTAGACGATTTTTCCGGGCAACGACTGAGACGAAACATCTTGCTGAGAAATTACAGCAAGAGGATAAGCGCAAGGACGAATTTTTGGTGAATACTTCTCATGAACTGAGAAACCCATTACACGGCATCATCAATATCACACAAGCGATTATCGAGGATAAAAACAATCCCCTTCATGAAGAACACAAAAAGCGTCTGGATATTCTCCTGCATGTCAGTAGACGTCTGACGCTCATGCTAGATGATCTGCTGGATGTAACCCGATTAAAAGAGAACACCATTCGCCTGCATGAGAAAAAATTAAACCTGCAGTCTATCTTCGCTGGTGTTTTCGATATGGCGAAACTGATGCTGGACGGAAAGCCGATTGCTTTAAAAGTGGAAATAGACGATTCGTTTCCTTCTGTTCGGGGAGATGAAAACCGGCTGATTCAAATTCTTTTCAATTTGGTGCATAACGCCATTAAATTTACAGATGAAGGAACCATCACAATTCGCGCGACAACGTCTAACGGATTTGCGCATATCCAAGTAGAGGATACTGGGGTTGGTATCGAGGAAAAAGCTTTGCAAACCATTTTTCAACCTTATGAACAAGCGGAACTGAATTCAATCAGAGCAAGTGGCGGATTCGGGCTTGGCTTACATATTTCCAAACAGTTGGTCGAGCTGCACGGCGGTACGCTATCGGTTCAGTCCACCCTGGGAAAAGGCTCTGCCTTTACCTTTACACTCCCACTAGCTACAGATTCCGTTCCAATAGAAGAAAACAGCGCTCAGACATGGATGCAGACTTCCCTAGAAATGGTCGCTGCAACGACGGATCGAATCACGACACCGATAGAAACGGTTTCTTCTATGAATAGAAAAGCAAAAATTATCGTTGTGGATGACGACAGTATTAACCTGAACATCCTCCGCAAAATGCTTGAATCAGATCAATATGAAGTAAGTACGGCAACCAGCGCTCAGCAAGCCCTGTCCATACTGGAACGCAAACCGGTGGATCTGGTCATCTCAGACGTCATGATGCCTCACGTATCCGGCTATGAACTAACACGCATCATCCGGGAACGATTCTCTGTTTTAGAACTGCCTGTCCTGCTCTTGACCGCGCGCAATCGCTCCGAGGATATTGTAGCCGGCTTTCAAGCAGGGGCGAACGACTATGTTAAGAAACCCGTCGATGCTTGGGAATTAAAGGCGAGAGTAAAAGCCTTAACAGAGTTTAAAATATCCTTCGATGAACGTTTGCGTATGGAAGGAGCATGGTTACAATCACAAATCGAACCTCATTTTTTATTTAACGCATTGAATTCAATTGCCGCCTTGGGACTCCAGGACTTCACGAAAATGCAGGCACTGCTTGATGAGTTTAGCAACTATTTGCGTTTGAGCTTCGACTTTCATAATTCTGAACCCATTATTTCGCTTCACGATGAACTTGATCTCGTTCGATCTTATTTGTATATCGAGAAGCAACGATTTGGCGATCGATTGCAAGTGGAATGGGATCTGGACCCTGATCTTGATTTTGGCTTACCGCCCTTATCCATACAACCACTAGTCGAAAATGCAATCAAACACGGCTTAATGCAACGCACAAGTGGAGGAACACTCTGGATTCACATCAAAGACAAAGAGGAGTATTTCGAAGTTTCAATCCAAGACGATGGGGAAGGGATAACAGAGGAAGATCTGAATCAACTTTTCAGCCAAACAAGGCATGGCAAAAAAAGAGCAAGCGTAGGTCTGCGAAATATTGAACGGCGTCTAAAACAACTATATAACCAGGGATTAATGATTGATAGCTCACCTGAACAAGGTACGAACGTCACTTTTAGAATCCCGAAATAA
- a CDS encoding response regulator yields the protein MMKAILIDDEELALNYLEHQLLNIGDFEIVGKFTDPMIGKREIEKNEIDIVFLDIQIPKLNGIELAEQLLEVKPQLQIVFVSAYERYAIKAFELNALDYVLKPVGKQRLQNTMKRIQSMMEEQATFSLQKSENLQMTLFQQVTIVDGGQEIPLRWRTAKVQQLFLYLVQHRGTAVNKTAIIELLWPELEPEKAYHQLYTAIYHIRKTLAPISKYFQISNTSEGYKVRLEQTILDVDQFERFFRSDLSLSAETIGEYEQAIALCKGDYLQEHHYIWAESERQRLQLQWVQTAVKMVDWYYVNNEWDKAITLCLDICQRYPLEEEAYFFLMKIFADMGRHSSVHKQYDQLTSVLWNELQEQPNPAITEWYELWKQKNKE from the coding sequence ATGATGAAAGCGATCTTAATCGACGATGAAGAGTTGGCACTAAATTATTTAGAGCATCAGTTATTAAATATCGGCGATTTTGAAATTGTTGGCAAGTTTACAGATCCGATGATTGGTAAACGTGAGATTGAAAAAAATGAGATTGATATTGTCTTTTTGGATATTCAAATACCAAAGCTAAACGGTATCGAGTTGGCCGAACAGCTTTTGGAAGTGAAACCTCAATTACAAATTGTCTTCGTCTCCGCATATGAGCGATATGCGATTAAAGCATTTGAGCTGAACGCCCTTGACTATGTCTTAAAGCCAGTAGGCAAGCAACGTCTGCAAAATACAATGAAACGAATTCAATCGATGATGGAGGAACAGGCGACCTTCTCCCTTCAGAAATCGGAGAATTTACAAATGACTCTGTTTCAACAAGTAACGATTGTAGATGGAGGCCAGGAAATCCCACTTCGTTGGCGAACTGCCAAGGTGCAGCAGTTGTTTTTATATTTGGTTCAACACAGGGGAACAGCGGTTAATAAAACGGCGATCATTGAGTTGCTTTGGCCAGAGCTTGAACCGGAAAAAGCCTATCATCAATTGTATACGGCTATCTATCATATTCGCAAAACGTTGGCGCCAATTAGTAAATACTTTCAAATCAGCAATACATCAGAAGGGTATAAGGTAAGACTAGAACAAACCATCTTGGATGTGGATCAGTTTGAGCGTTTTTTTCGTTCTGACTTATCCTTATCTGCGGAGACGATTGGCGAATATGAACAAGCCATAGCTCTGTGTAAAGGAGATTATTTGCAAGAGCATCATTACATATGGGCAGAAAGCGAGCGTCAAAGATTACAACTGCAATGGGTGCAAACCGCCGTGAAAATGGTGGATTGGTATTACGTCAATAATGAATGGGACAAAGCCATCACGCTATGTTTGGACATTTGTCAGCGTTATCCGCTCGAGGAAGAAGCTTATTTTTTCCTTATGAAAATATTTGCTGACATGGGAAGGCACTCTTCCGTTCACAAGCAATATGATCAACTAACGAGTGTGTTATGGAACGAATTGCAAGAACAGCCTAATCCGGCTATTACAGAATGGTATGAACTTTGGAAGCAGAAAAATAAGGAATAA
- a CDS encoding winged helix-turn-helix transcriptional regulator: MGDRRKKYGASPDMQACPVETTLDVIGGKWKGIILYQLLNGTKRFNEFRRLNPGITQFMLTLQLRELERDGIIHREIYKEVPPRVEYSLTDFGRTLEPVIMSMKVWGESYKVRLNENPAIQEEESERQVEQ; encoded by the coding sequence ATGGGAGACCGAAGAAAGAAATATGGAGCAAGTCCAGATATGCAAGCATGTCCGGTTGAAACAACGCTGGATGTTATTGGTGGGAAGTGGAAGGGGATCATTCTCTATCAGCTCCTGAACGGAACGAAAAGATTCAATGAATTCAGGCGCCTCAATCCGGGAATCACGCAGTTTATGCTCACATTGCAGTTAAGAGAGCTTGAACGGGATGGCATTATCCATCGCGAAATATATAAAGAGGTTCCTCCAAGAGTGGAATACTCCCTTACTGATTTCGGAAGGACTCTGGAACCAGTCATTATGTCAATGAAAGTATGGGGCGAGTCCTATAAAGTCCGGCTTAATGAAAATCCAGCGATACAAGAGGAAGAGAGTGAAAGGCAAGTTGAGCAGTAA
- a CDS encoding zinc-binding alcohol dehydrogenase family protein, translating into MNTHQKMKAVGAYQYLPISNPESLVDLHLDKPEPTGRDLLVRVKAISVNPADVGVRESHNYEADSPKILGWDAAGIVEQVGPDCQLFKPGDKIYYAGSVSRPGSNSEFHLVDERIVGNMPRSLDFAAAAALPLTSITAWEGLFDRLGISLNNAGENKSILIIGAAGGVGSIAIQLAKLAGLTVIGTASRPESIQWAKGLGADFIINHNNPFLPQLKEVGIDAVDYIFCLNDTVQHLENMAEVIVPQGKICAIVPTNKATWAGSLKMDLLFSKSVTFVWEFMFTRSLLQTNDMIKQHELLNELADFIDDGKIKTTLTERLEPINAANLRLAHEKLESGRAIGKIVLENF; encoded by the coding sequence ATGAATACTCACCAAAAGATGAAAGCTGTCGGTGCTTACCAGTACCTCCCTATATCCAATCCGGAAAGCCTTGTTGATCTGCACTTGGATAAACCGGAACCTACAGGCCGCGATTTGCTTGTACGGGTAAAAGCAATCTCCGTCAACCCAGCAGACGTAGGCGTCCGCGAAAGTCATAACTACGAAGCCGATTCACCGAAAATTCTTGGTTGGGATGCCGCTGGAATCGTAGAACAAGTCGGTCCTGACTGCCAATTGTTTAAACCTGGGGACAAAATCTATTATGCGGGCAGTGTGTCTCGACCAGGCAGCAACAGTGAATTCCACTTAGTTGATGAACGAATTGTGGGAAATATGCCGCGAAGCTTGGATTTCGCTGCCGCCGCCGCATTACCACTTACTTCGATAACTGCATGGGAGGGCCTTTTTGATCGCTTAGGAATTAGCCTAAATAATGCAGGGGAAAACAAAAGCATACTGATTATCGGTGCAGCTGGAGGAGTAGGATCGATTGCTATTCAACTTGCAAAATTAGCAGGTTTGACCGTCATCGGTACTGCTTCACGTCCAGAGTCAATTCAATGGGCTAAAGGTCTCGGCGCAGATTTTATCATAAACCACAACAACCCGTTTCTCCCTCAACTCAAAGAAGTTGGTATTGACGCCGTAGATTATATCTTTTGCTTGAATGATACTGTTCAACATCTTGAAAATATGGCGGAAGTCATTGTCCCCCAAGGTAAAATTTGCGCTATCGTTCCTACAAATAAGGCTACCTGGGCAGGGAGCTTGAAAATGGACTTGCTGTTTTCTAAAAGTGTAACGTTTGTATGGGAGTTCATGTTTACACGGTCCTTGCTTCAAACCAATGACATGATCAAACAACACGAATTGTTAAATGAACTGGCAGACTTCATCGATGATGGAAAAATAAAAACTACGCTGACTGAACGACTGGAGCCGATCAATGCTGCAAACCTGCGTCTCGCGCATGAGAAGCTGGAATCTGGACGGGCCATTGGAAAAATTGTTTTAGAAAACTTCTGA
- a CDS encoding tetratricopeptide repeat protein, translating to MKLSDSTHAEITVLCKQGDDLVRAGNLEEGKNKYVAALRLLPENHREWKAATWIYVAIGDVHFQMKNYDKAFKCFFNAVQCPEGLGNPYIHLRLGQLYYEQENLEKAADELTRAYMGAGIAIFMEDDPKYLEFLETKIEI from the coding sequence GTGAAACTTTCAGATTCCACCCATGCCGAAATTACCGTGCTGTGTAAACAAGGCGATGATTTGGTGAGAGCAGGCAATCTTGAGGAGGGCAAGAATAAGTACGTCGCGGCCCTGCGATTATTGCCGGAAAATCATCGAGAATGGAAGGCCGCAACGTGGATATATGTGGCTATTGGGGATGTCCATTTTCAAATGAAGAATTACGATAAAGCATTCAAGTGTTTCTTTAATGCTGTACAGTGTCCGGAGGGGTTGGGCAATCCCTACATTCATCTGCGGCTAGGGCAGTTGTATTACGAGCAGGAAAACCTTGAAAAAGCAGCAGATGAACTGACCCGGGCTTATATGGGTGCCGGGATTGCGATCTTTATGGAAGATGATCCAAAGTACCTTGAGTTTCTGGAGACAAAAATAGAGATTTGA
- a CDS encoding DUF4303 domain-containing protein, with protein MDFQVLQLKIEAAAKAAFEHVRNKYAGQSFCGYALYSDSDAITVCPAVNSTDHLNKMIAGDPDDAIYYRWSPAEWDHEFEGAECFKDISNHLYNEVMSMQSAERHREYKEKVYECCVAALESLKKEGFFSDMSESGVLVFTVSDDTNALECDWIARLNRNELAEEFRNWIGG; from the coding sequence ATGGATTTTCAAGTGCTGCAATTAAAAATCGAGGCGGCTGCTAAGGCTGCATTCGAGCATGTAAGAAACAAATATGCAGGACAAAGCTTTTGTGGTTACGCCTTGTATTCCGACTCGGATGCAATCACCGTATGTCCGGCGGTAAACTCAACCGATCACTTGAACAAAATGATTGCCGGAGACCCTGATGATGCTATTTATTATCGCTGGAGTCCAGCAGAATGGGATCATGAGTTTGAAGGTGCTGAGTGCTTTAAAGATATATCCAACCACTTGTATAACGAAGTGATGAGTATGCAGTCGGCGGAAAGACACAGGGAATATAAAGAGAAGGTTTATGAGTGTTGCGTGGCTGCGCTTGAATCACTGAAAAAGGAAGGTTTTTTCTCCGATATGAGTGAATCTGGAGTATTGGTCTTTACTGTATCGGATGACACAAATGCACTGGAATGTGATTGGATTGCCCGCTTGAACCGAAATGAACTTGCTGAAGAATTTCGGAATTGGATTGGCGGTTGA
- a CDS encoding DUF6138 family protein, giving the protein MNELQKEALEEMKTAIHKWFDEQETRKNAEEVVLRTTLQVGIFNFIMLDYRPGRTRVESSKSAGSAAGKKSMKASPFTREQILHEVQPLLAESGYVDLHDLDEDRQPLKLYIDASEEKRNLLRDELYKFSRDPLAYELAELVPADEMRELAEKAKMIADELAPLS; this is encoded by the coding sequence ATGAACGAATTACAAAAAGAAGCGCTGGAAGAGATGAAAACGGCGATTCATAAATGGTTTGACGAACAGGAAACTCGAAAGAATGCAGAAGAAGTGGTCTTACGCACCACGCTGCAAGTAGGCATCTTTAACTTTATCATGCTGGATTATCGGCCGGGCAGGACTAGGGTTGAAAGTTCCAAATCTGCGGGGAGTGCCGCAGGCAAAAAGTCGATGAAAGCCTCACCCTTTACGCGGGAGCAGATATTGCATGAGGTTCAGCCCCTACTGGCGGAATCAGGCTATGTCGATTTGCATGATTTGGATGAGGATAGGCAGCCGCTCAAACTTTATATAGATGCCTCCGAAGAAAAAAGGAACCTGCTTCGGGATGAGTTGTACAAGTTTTCCCGTGATCCGCTGGCTTACGAATTAGCCGAGCTTGTTCCGGCCGATGAAATGAGAGAGCTTGCGGAAAAGGCAAAAATGATCGCAGATGAGCTGGCACCGTTAAGCTGA
- a CDS encoding cupin domain-containing protein, producing MHYQAINLNEKLSTFNDLWSPKVVAEINDYQFKLIKIAGDFMWHGHQGTDKVFIVLEGEMFIAFRDGQVKISKGEMFIVPGGADHKPFTEKECHIMLVEPRGVINTGGTESE from the coding sequence ATGCATTACCAAGCTATTAATCTGAATGAGAAGCTATCTACATTCAACGATCTCTGGTCTCCGAAAGTCGTTGCTGAAATAAATGACTATCAATTTAAGCTCATTAAGATTGCTGGGGATTTTATGTGGCACGGGCATCAAGGGACGGATAAGGTATTTATTGTGCTCGAAGGAGAGATGTTCATTGCTTTTCGTGATGGCCAAGTGAAAATTTCCAAGGGTGAGATGTTTATTGTCCCGGGGGGAGCCGATCATAAGCCTTTCACCGAAAAGGAATGCCATATCATGTTGGTGGAGCCTAGAGGCGTAATAAACACTGGCGGTACTGAGTCCGAATGA